In the genome of Chlamydia trachomatis A/HAR-13, one region contains:
- a CDS encoding amino acid permease, whose protein sequence is MHHRKSSTPLGTFTVGMLSLAVVISLRNLPLTAKHGLSTLFFYAVAVACFMIPYALIAAELASFKPQGIYVWTRDALGKRWGFFAIWMQWFHNMTWYPAMLAFIASTLVYQISPDLANNRLYLSSVILLGFWGLTFFNVLGIGTSALFSSICVIVGTLIPGAILVAFAAYWIQGGNPIAINFSWSELLPDFSSPSSFVLLSGMLLALCGLEANANLASDMEDPKRNYPKAVFIGAVSTLAILVLGSLAIAIVIPKEEISLVSGLIRAFSLFFEKYNLSWMTGIIVAMTIAGSLGELNAWMFAGTKGLFISTQNDCLPKIFKKTTSRDVPTNLMLFQAIVVTLFTFIFVYVDSADLAYWILSALSVQMYLVMYICLFIVGPVLRIKEPKAQRLYSVPGKLVGMCVLSTLGILSCLFALGISFLPPQEVVSFSTMGGNFGYTALLLLAFVINCCIPFGMYYSHKKLIK, encoded by the coding sequence ATGCATCATCGCAAATCTTCTACCCCATTGGGTACTTTTACTGTAGGGATGTTATCCCTTGCAGTAGTTATCAGTTTACGAAACCTTCCTTTAACAGCAAAACATGGCTTATCTACTCTATTCTTTTATGCTGTCGCTGTAGCCTGTTTTATGATTCCTTACGCACTGATTGCAGCAGAATTAGCTTCATTCAAACCACAAGGTATTTATGTTTGGACACGAGATGCCTTAGGAAAACGCTGGGGATTCTTTGCTATATGGATGCAGTGGTTTCATAATATGACTTGGTATCCCGCTATGTTAGCTTTCATTGCTAGCACACTTGTTTACCAAATCAGTCCAGATCTCGCCAATAATCGACTGTATTTGTCATCCGTTATTCTCTTGGGTTTTTGGGGGCTTACCTTCTTTAACGTTCTGGGAATAGGAACATCAGCACTATTTAGTTCCATCTGTGTAATTGTAGGAACTCTAATCCCCGGAGCCATCTTAGTTGCTTTTGCTGCTTACTGGATCCAAGGAGGCAACCCTATCGCCATTAACTTTTCTTGGAGTGAACTGCTTCCAGATTTCTCTTCTCCTTCCTCGTTTGTTCTACTATCCGGAATGCTACTAGCATTATGCGGGTTGGAAGCGAATGCCAATTTGGCTTCGGATATGGAAGATCCTAAAAGAAACTATCCCAAAGCCGTTTTCATAGGAGCTGTATCCACTCTTGCCATTTTGGTACTAGGATCATTAGCTATTGCTATCGTAATTCCAAAAGAAGAAATTAGTTTAGTTTCTGGACTCATTCGAGCTTTTTCTCTTTTCTTTGAGAAATACAACCTTTCTTGGATGACAGGTATCATCGTAGCTATGACGATTGCAGGCTCTCTAGGAGAACTTAATGCCTGGATGTTTGCGGGAACCAAAGGGCTGTTCATCTCTACTCAGAATGATTGCCTACCGAAGATCTTTAAGAAAACAACCTCTAGGGATGTTCCCACAAACCTCATGCTTTTCCAAGCGATCGTGGTTACCCTATTCACATTCATATTTGTTTATGTAGACTCTGCAGACCTAGCTTACTGGATTTTAAGCGCGTTAAGCGTGCAAATGTATCTAGTCATGTATATTTGTTTGTTTATAGTCGGTCCTGTACTCCGAATAAAAGAGCCTAAAGCTCAAAGACTTTATTCTGTACCAGGAAAACTTGTTGGAATGTGTGTTCTGTCTACCTTAGGGATTCTTTCTTGCCTATTTGCTTTGGGAATTAGTTTCCTCCCCCCTCAAGAAGTAGTCTCTTTTTCAACCATGGGCGGCAATTTTGGCTACACAGCTCTTCTGCTTTTA